A single genomic interval of Zingiber officinale cultivar Zhangliang chromosome 4A, Zo_v1.1, whole genome shotgun sequence harbors:
- the LOC121971927 gene encoding U-box domain-containing protein 3-like, with protein sequence MGSSENWASTESSSSRGLYGRVSAAELEGIIVRVGSGEEEQKVQAAMEIRRLTKTSSRNRRHLSLAVDPLVAMLRSPSYESCEAAILALLNLAVKDERNKISVVDAGALEPLISFLDSTNLDLQGFATAALFTLSASNVNKPRISASGAIPLLVKVVEEGSQQAKMDAIAALQNLSTIQDNLRSILSLHPIPSLVSFLKSCDKSTKPAEKCCALLELLVNFDEGRTALTREEGGVLSVVEVLEEGSPPSREHAVGALLTMCESDRSRYREVILREGAIPGLLELTVQGSVQCQAKARRLLELLRESPYRRRQLEADTLENIVSSIVSKVVDGDEQTEKAKKMLAEMVQISMEQSLRHLQRRALVVCTPTELPLANRPSQVPSK encoded by the exons atgGGATCGTCAGAGAACTGGGCCTCCACCGAGAGCTCGAGCAGCCGCGGCCTCTACGGGAGGGTGTCGGCGGCGGAGCTCGAGGGCATCATCGTCCGCGTCGGGTCCGGAGAGGAGGAGCAAAAAGTTCAGGCGGCGATGGAAATCCGGCGCCTCACCAAGACCTCCTCCAGGAACCGCCGCCACCTCTCCCTCGCCGTCGACCCTCTCGTGGCGATGCTGCGGTCGCCGAGCTACGAGTCCTGCGAGGCCGCCATCCTCGCCCTCCTCAATCTTGCCGTCAAGGACGAAAG GAACAAGATCAGCGTCGTGGATGCAGGTGCCCTGGAACCATTAATTAGCTTCTTGGATTCTACAAATTTGGATTTGCAAGGGTTTGCTACTGCTGCACTTTTTACGCTGTCGGCTTCAAACGTGAACAAGCCAAGAATCAGTGCTTCCGGAGCTATCCCCCTTCTTGTCAAGGTCGTCGAGGAAGGAAGCCAGCAAGCCAAGATGGATGCCATTGCAGCCCTCCAAAATCTCTCCACCATCCAAGACAACCTCAGAAGTATCCTCTCGCTTCATCCCATACCTTCTCTGGTCAGCTTCCTCAAATCCTGCGACAAGTCCACGAAACCAGCTGAGAAGTGCTGCGCCCTTCTGGAATTACTAGTCAATTTCGACGAAGGGAGAACCGCTCTGACGCGCGAGGAAGGTGGGGTTCTAAGCGTGGTGGAAGTTCTCGAAGAAGGATCCCCTCCGAGCCGCGAGCACGCGGTCGGAGCCCTCTTAACGATGTGCGAGAGCGACCGGAGTCGGTACCGGGAAGTAATTCTCCGAGAAGGCGCCATTCCTGGCCTCCTCGAGCTGACGGTTCAAGGGTCAGTACAGTGCCAAGCGAAAGCCCGACGGCTGCTGGAGCTGCTGAGGGAGTCCCCCTACCGGAGACGCCAACTGGAAGCCGACACGCTGGAGAACATCGTGAGCAGCATCGTCTCGAAGGTCGTCGACGGCGACGAGCAGACAGAGAAGGCAAAGAAGATGCTGGCGGAGATGGTTCAGATCAGCATGGAGCAGAGCCTGAGGCACTTGCAGAGGAGAGCTCTGGTGGTGTGCACTCCCACTGAGCTCCCCCTTGCCAATCGACCATCCCAAGTCCCCTCAAAATAG
- the LOC121971928 gene encoding peroxidase 49-like, with protein MGSIKQHYSTLLLLLVIAIAASFLNAGEAFPLSSHFYGHSCPRALDIVRSVVARAVDREPRMAASLLRLHFHDCFVKGCDASLLLDSNGPIASEKGSKANKNSARGFEVIDEIKAALETECPGTVSCADILALAARDSTVLAGGPDWEVALGRRDSLDASLSGSNNNIPAPNNTLQAIVTKFKLQGLDIVDLVALSGGHTIGLSRCTSFRQRLYDGHTDSLEEGYAWQLRSRCPPSGGDDNLFPLDLVSPARFDNSYYKNLVAGKGLLNSDQVLFTRSPETSALVRLYADDGGLFFDHFAKAMIKMGNISPLTGDHGEIRKNCRRIN; from the exons ATGGGCTCGATCAAGCAGCACTACTCCACCCTTCTTCTCTTACTCGTAATTGCCATCGCCGCTTCGTTCCTCAATGCAGGCGAAGCATTCCCCCTCTCCTCCCATTTCTACGGCCATTCGTGCCCGCGGGCGCTCGATATCGTGAGATCTGTGGTCGCCAGAGCCGTGGACAGGGAGCCCAGGATGGCTGCTTCCCTGCTCAGGCTTCACTTCCATGACTGCTTCGTCAAG GGCTGCGACGCGTCGCTGCTGTTGGACAGCAACGGCCCCATCGCGAGCGAGAAAGGATCCAAGGCGAACAAGAACTCCGCGAGAGGATTCGAGGTGATCGACGAGATCAAAGCTGCCCTGGAGACAGAGTGCCCCGGCACCGTGTCTTGCGCCGACATCCTCGCGCTTGCTGCTAGAGATTCCACTGTCTTG GCAGGAGGCCCCGACTGGGAAGTGGCACTGGGGAGGAGAGACTCACTGGATGCGAGCTTGAGTGGCTCCAACAACAACATTCCGGCCCCCAACAACACCCTCCAAGCCATCGTCACCAAGTTCAAGCTGCAGGGACTCGACATTGTCGACCTTGTTGCGCTCTCAGGTGGCCACACCATCGGGCTATCCCGTTGCACCAGCTTCCGGCAGAGATTGTACGACGGCCACACGGACTCGCTGGAGGAGGGCTACGCCTGGCAGCTGCGGTCCCGGTGCCCTCCCTCCGGCGGCGACGACAACCTCTTCCCGCTGGACCTGGTCAGCCCCGCCAGGTTCGACAACTCCTACTACAAGAACCTGGTGGCCGGCAAGGGGCTGCTCAACTCCGACCAAGTGCTCTTCACGAGGAGCCCCGAGACGTCGGCGCTGGTGCGGCTCTACGCCGACGACGGCGGCCTCTTCTTCGACCACTTCGCCAAGGCGATGATCAAAATGGGCAACATCTCGCCGCTCACTGGGGACCACGGCGAGATCAGGAAGAACTGCAGGAGGATCAATTAG